AAACGGTGCCCCCGGATGGTGTATTCGCGATGGATGGTTCCCTTGCCCTTGCCCTCCACCCTGCACACTAACATCCATCCATCGAAACCATCGTCTGGCGGggtgaaataaaaggaaaaaaaggaacctttTTTAGCCCCGAAGTGTCTCCCCCTTCCCTCGAAAGCAAAATGGTTACGAAATATTAACCATAGTCCGAAGGTTAGTGCCTCGGATTTAATGTCGGTCCAGACGATGGAATTGCAGTAAAGTCTTAAAGTAGCCCACTTGGAAAACTTTCGAGGTTGGATCCAATGCCAGAACAATCCATTGATCCCtgcttttttttagctttacGATTCCATTTCGCAAAATATTGTACTGCTGCATTTATGGCGTGCCTCTCGTGGTGCTACGCTTCCATCCTGACACCTTCGCACCAGGGGGGGGGGTCGGCAGAGGCTCTTTAACGGGGCGTCGTGTCTTTTCGCTTGGTCACGTTTTACCAACGCCGTATTCCGTGCGAAGATAGCCGGGATGGTGTCGGAGTGTGGGAACGGTGTCTTCCATTAGCCGAGGGGTTTCTGATTGCAGGATGATGTATTCGGGTGAAGACTAATGGTTTATGACGGGTGCATGATGGTTCCGTTTGCCCCTTGTTTTATCTTCCCCATTTATTTTTGTAGGTTATGGCAGTGTGGCACCGCGTACCGTCCTGGGGCGGATGATAACGTTGGCGTATGCCGTGCTGGGCATACCGCTGACACTGGTCTACCTTTCCAGTACCGGTGGCATGCTGGCGAAAGTTGCGCGCGGAGTATTTTCCAGGTGAGCACGAATACGAATACCACCGACCGATAGATGGCTAAATCAACTTACATGATCGTGTGCCTTTTCCCTCCTTTTTTCCCCTCAGAGTtctttgctgctgtttgtgcTCGAACTGTGGCTACTGCTGTTACGATGAGAAGCGCATGGAGGAGAAGGAAAAGCGCATGAAGCGGAAGCGGCAACAGATGgaaatgcagcagcagcagcatctcaCCATATCCGGCCAGGAACCGTACTACGTCCGTTCCGGTTCGCTGCAAACCAGTGTCAGCTCGCCGGAGAAACAGCTCACCATGTTGGGGCCGGCAATAACCACACCGGACCGCGACTCGACCGCCGGCAGCACCGACAGTGAGTCGCGGGCGTCCATGCACGGGCTCAGCATACTCGCACCGATACTGCTGTGCGTGGCGATGATGTCGATCTACATAGTGGTCGGTGCGCTGACACTGTTCCGGCTCGAATCGTTACCCCTGTCCGATGGTGTGTACTTTTGCTTTATGGCACTGTCCACGATTGGGTTTGGGGCGCTAGCGCCCGGCACGCGCCGCGAATCGACCGCCACCACGTGGTTCTGCTCGGGCTACATCATGGCCGGTATGGCACTGACTGCCATGTGCTTCAACGTGCTGCACGACGAAATACTGCACCGGTTGCGGCACATGGTGGAGATGCAGAAGGAGATCAAGAACCACAACGAGCATCGCCGGTTTCTCGCCTCATGACGGTACGAGAAGAACACCAACCTGTACCAACGGAATCCCACCGAGGAAACCCTTATTACCGGTAAGTTATCGTGTTTCGTTGAACTTGAACTCGTTTTAATGCTATGAGAAATATAAATCAAGTAAGAATTTGGTGAAATTTGACCTTCTTTGAAATATCTTTAAATTGCTGGAATTCTCTGCTCAGCTTAAATTCTGAAATTCATTAATTTGTGTTGTATTCTTAATAacttgactttttcgtgctGATAAAGATAAAGTGTCATATCTTCCACACCAAACCTGTCTTGCTTCCTTAAAGTCTCTGAACAACAGAAGAACTACTTCGGTGGAAAGGTAATTACCACACCGGAGTGTATCAAAAACGTTGTCAAACCCGTCCCAGCATAAGAGAATGCAGACAAATAGATCAAACGATGTGGAATGGGTGTAAGAAATATCCTTAATTGAGTTACAATCGATACTACTCTGCTTGTGTAGAACGCGCATTTGTGGGAAGTGTTCTGTGTTGCCTTGGAAAGATAAGGATGAACATCGAGTTGGAAGTCCGTCGTCTAAAACGGGGGGGTGAGAGTAAATTGAAAATGGATACTAATTTGATCAAGTCCCAATCAAGAACCGTTTAGAAGGTGTACAATAGTGTGACTTTGGGATGCTTGGAGACAACACTTCCGACCATCGCACAGCTTGCCCGATCGCAGTTGAAACGGATAATTTGATTATCCGCTTATCTTTCACCTGGGTTGAATCCTATGGTGGGGGTTAAATATCTACGCTTGAGCATTGCTATATGCATACATGCCGAACGATCCGAATTAAATTGGCTTGGGGAGAAGTGGAGGTCGTCTCATACGGTGTTGCATAGCACTTGCTCTTCTAACCATAATTCATTCTTCTCTAATCCTTCTCGTGCAGGTACACCGACGTCAGTTATTTTCGCACAGGAACCGGATTTGGGCCAGCTGCATCTGCAGCACGATTGCCACTCGGTGCACCATACGGTCGGGCACGAGCTCATACCGATCGTAACGATGGCACCGAACGGCCCCGGTCCGGGCCTGTCATCGGAGCTGCTGGACCGTGGCCCACCCGGGCTGTCGGACGTTGTTCCCGGCGGTCCGTCAATGATGCATCCGGCAGGTGAACAGACCGCTGTACCGCACGGACTGGCAatgggcggtggtggtggtgcgatcGGTTCGATGCTGTCATCAAACCTGAATACCAGCGTGTACACGCTCCCGGAAGAGTCGGAACACGAGTCGGAGGAGTGTCCCGCCATGTAAGAGGAACGAAGCTTTAGATGAGCGGGGAGCTTTATTCCGGCATGAAAGATACAGGTAGTGTCTCCCTGGTGAGACACGCTTtcacaaaatcaatcaattgtTAAATCATTTCTTAACTCAATCGTACTGTCGGGGGTGGTGGATCAATTGTAGTGGCATTATGGTTACATCTTAGGTTAATACAGCAAGTGTGTTTAAGTTTAGACATGGCCGAAGCATAGTTATTGTGACCTGCAGGTACACAGGCAACCATAACTGATGGTAATTTCAAGCTAGGGAAGATTGTAAAGAATGTCTTGATGAATGCTGTTGATGGTTCCATCTTCAAGAACACTGTACATATATGATTGTAACATTGCAATACAACCGTAAGAGCATCTTCAACAAGTGAATCTTTCAGAACACATTCTCCACATTgctggtgtgtttgtgcagtGAATGATTTCAACATACTTATTTCACTACAGTATATTACTACAGAAGGGTTTCGATTTTTGTCGAACAGTTTGGTGACCGAATTAAATATATCAAAACACCgcaataatatttattgttgtttcgttACATAGAACAGATCAAATTAtagaggttgttttttttccttttccaaacAAAATATCCTCCCatattgaaatttaaacactACTGTACACTTGCGCAGGTCACGATTATGTTCACCAGTACTAAACATATGCATTAGATAACGAAAAATACATCACGTAACGCTAGATAATACCGAAGAAAACTTAACTTACATGCCTGTAACGTACATAGTATATCACTACATCTACTTAGATAAATgcgaaaacgaaacaagaaGGATAGAACGGACCTAACGTCACTATGGAGCAATAGCGTATTGTCTCATCGCCCCTCGTACGAAAAAAGGAACCCCAAATAGATAAAGAAATAACAAATCAAAGGGAATTGCATACGTTACGAATCAATCATTTTACGAGGTAGTAACAACAATgtttgaaacatatttttcgaATCATTTTTTAGTATCGTTTACATATTCAGTGAATATTCCTGTAGTGAATAATAGCATTGTTTCTTAAGCACATTGTGTTTATTCGTTCGAAATCTAGTGAAAATGGAActcatgtttaaaaaaaaactataaaacgAAAAGACCCGTAACGATGCGATATCATTTTAACCAAAATGTACGCCCAAAATTTCACCTATTCGGTATCCGAATAATGGTCATTACGTTCCGTTGCGCGCATTGAACATGAAGGATAAAtgtatttgaatatttaacgtgaacaaaaaaacgcaaaggAGCAAATTTGTTGGATGAACATCCACACGGAGGAATTTATCGTACTGATTGCATATGCACAACATGTGAATTAATGGAGAATTGAGCGGAACGAAGGGATCGTAACTAGGACGtcaccaaaacaaaccattctGTACAGTTTTCGTGCAATAATGTAATGCAGCTCTGTTGTATGATAATGGAACATATTTCTCTTTCTACGGTAGATACTCCCAGCATCGGTAGAACAGGAAACCCCTCGGATTGCAATGTCTTTGAATTCCACAATTGTAGCAGCAAGGCTCCGGTTATCTTTACTCACTGTTGAACCTGCCGGAGACCTGGACACGGCTGGCAGCTAAGTTGCCCGATCAATCGAGACATTTTTTATAAAGTTGTACACTATGGCTTTTCCTCTAAACGAACCCAACATCCTTACCTATGTGTTGCTCCCTTGACGATAGGGCTAGTATGTAACGATAAATAAATTGGCCGTTGTGTTCCGTCTGTAACGATCAGCAACCTTGTTACGAAACTACACAACCGTTCCCGCCTAAACTGGTACGTGGAAAGGCTAATGCACACGAAACAACCAATAATCGATGCgtgtattataaaaaaaaactgttaatgaaAATGGTGTATTTGGCGAGATGCAGCTATAATTCCCACTCTTACATACACCTAGCTGTCAGCCTTTCGATTGGCAGGTGGCTTCGATAGATGATcctgatgtttgttttacatATCTCCCGCACGAACACAATACCGGCGCTGAATTAAGCCTGTCGTACGGAGAGGAAAGCGAAAAACGATTGGAAGTCACAACCTAAACTCTTTTAACACAATGTGATACACGGTAAAGAACAGTTTCGGTGTAGTGTTATCGCGACAGGAAGGTGCAACGGTAGGCATGGAAGGATTTGAAATAAAAGCGAAATCAAGGATGTGGATCTCGGGTTATCCTGGTAGTTACATACATTCCGCCACGTTCACCACACAACACAAGTGCATAATAACATTCGTTGAAGATGGAGCTGGTGGTGAGCTAATGGGACTTCCTCAAGCGTCGCGCATGTCGCCATGCACCCAGGACGTACCGTTCATCGTCCTTTTATCGATGCTGATCGTTGATGTAATAAAAAGTATATACGTACACTAACACACAATGTAGTTATAGTCGGTTTCTATGTTATTCTTTTCAGCCACGTAATTGGCATTTGTTCATATTGCTAAACTAAAACTTAATTAAATGATCAGTTCAACGAACAGCTAGAGGCTCCACTAGCAGATGATATCATGCTACTGCCACCTAGCATTGACGAACCCCGAAAGGCCATCCATCAGAATAGTAAGGCACCAGGGTACGACCAGGGTAAGTAAGTAACAAATAAAGCGTCATGTGCGTAAGCGAATAATGTGCTCATCTCGAATTTACTAAAGACACGATTTTGcgcaaaataatattattataaagaaaatttgaaaaactcCTCTTAATGAATTGTGCTTCAGCTATCTTTAATCCCTTTTGAAGACACCGTTTTGTGAGATTGTCTCGCTTCACCCCACCGCCGTGCGTAACAGATTTTAATCGGGCCAAAATATTGCGCGTCGCAATTTTTGCTCCCATGGCATttcattaagaaaaaaaactggttTCCACGCAAAGGCAGAACTTTAGCAGAAGGCACGGCACAAATACGGTAACGTAAGCACACTGGCAGATGGGACAGTCCAAACTGGATTGTGGCTTGCCGTTAGGGCAATGAGATGGGCGTGCTGGTGCTATTTTTAGCCACGGTGAAAACTTGCGTGCCATTGTGGGATTTTACCTTCTCACGAATGTGCATTTGGCTTGCACTTGCACTTATTAACACTTGCGCGCCCCGCACAACAATGGAAGCAGCGGGAATGCACCACCGCCCGAAGGTGTAATATATTAGAAATTGTTTTCCTGTTTACTTCATGCAGTTCGACGTAAATTAGCACTCAGGTGTTAATTTCCAGTCTTCACGTTTTGATGCTTTTCGACGGGCAAACATGTATTGTCCTCGTTGtgagttgtttattttttattttttgcacgTACTTGAATGCATTTTCTCTCACATTATTCAACCATCTGTGGAAAGCCCTTCCCGCTGGCAGCATTCTTTTGCTTGCACATTTGTCTCATAAATTCCATGCTTTTGCCCCTCATATCCATGTGTCAGTTCATCGGGTTTGAGTTGATCGATTTAGCATGCGTGTCAGATGAGCGTGATTCAACGAGCTTCACTGCGTGTATCGTGGTCCGGATGATTGATCATCTGGGGGGAACCTTTCTTGCTGAAGAAACCGATCGATCTTGCTTCCAGCAGCCGAccggtgtgtctgtgtgtgtgcgtgtgggttTGTCGGGGCATTTAATCGTCTTTTGAccttcccctttttttcaaGTTCAATGCCATTCGAGATTCGTCGTAAAGCTGCTGCAGCCAGCCAGCTTGTCCGGTGGCAACGTTGCAAAGATGCATGCCAGTCAAATACACGATGCTTCTTTTGCACGTGATGCTCAAACTAGTTTTCGGGTTATGCTACGCGATTGGAACGACTGTTTTGCTCGGCAAACATATGATCGTATTGAATAATGCGCCCATCGCCCCGAAAGGTCAACGATCGCACGTTCGGTTTCACATCGCCACACAGCCAGCATCATCGGCGCTGCTTGTTTACACGTTATCAGGTGGGGAATGGAATTAATTTCCCGCTGGAGACtgttggtgtgttgtgtttgcatTTATTTGAACGACAAAACTCAAATGCCAAAAGTCGAACACGATCGTACGTGGAGCTCCGGTAAAGGTTAGTACGAGTTGACTGGTTCGGTTTGTTGGACCCCATCTCTGCTAACATTCGCTTAATTCGTGAAGAAATATATAATGTACGATTCGAAATGCTTTAATATTAAACTTCACGCTGCAATCAATCGGTAGCCTCATATGCAACTAGCACATCCACAGCGATCGCAAGAACGTGCAGCGCGGTTCGCATCTGTCATCGCATTGAAGTCTCCCAGCGATCGCCAACGGGTATGCGCgatgggtttgtttgtttttctctcccttttgTTTAGCTTTGCGCTTAACCTTTTGCCGACTGTACGCTTCTGGTTCGCTTGCCGTCTGCCGTCGGATCGCCGCTAAAGAAGAGAAAGTGACAACACCGTGCCCGGGCAACTGGATGGGCTAATGGGCGCACATATCGGACGCGGTCCCCTTAATCGGTCTTCCTTCGACTGTTGATCCGATTCCGACAGAGCAAATCAACCGTGCAGAGTGCAGGGCAGAGCAGGGCGGGGTGcaacaggaaacaaaaaaaaaacaagtccaAGCGAGTGGGTCGATCGCGGGGGCTGCCAACCATCGTGTTGATCGCGGCTGGGGCAGGTGCTGCTATGCGAAGGAGGCGCATGGTGCGGGTCGCTCCAGCGGGTGCACACCTTCCCGTTTGTTCCCGTTTCGTTCGTATATGGGGCTGTCGCGTGCTTCTCTTTAACGGTGATGCGAACGTTCGCATCCTGGCCTACCTGTGGGCAACGGTTTCGGGATCGTACGGGCCGGGGCAGCATTAGTAGGGGGAAACGCTGCGTGGGGAAAGGTTGCGTTCAGGGGTTGGGAATGGAATTTGCGCATTCATTCGCATCGGGCTGTCCTGATGGGGTTTGCGATCGTACGCATGTGATGTATCGAAATCAGTGCTTTTCCAGACGCCACAACGAATTGGTCGATTTACGACGGGTGGCGCAATGAAGTTAATCCTGTTCGCTTTGGGTGGTATTTTGTACGCGTCGTTACAACAACCGGTGAGTGAAAGGCGTGATAATGGTTTCTGTATTACTTGAAATATTAAGATTTATCCAAAGAGAGGTGCTAGAAAAGTATTAAAACGTAACGAAAGAAACAGTGAAAATGTGCGTTAAGGAAAAGTTAtctaaaaaaatgttcaaactCCAGACTCCAAAGTGCACATACAATTTCTATCATTTAAAACTGTTCTGCTGAAATGTTTCGCAACAATTTTAATAACAGTACGTACCGCTCTGACCTTCAATGCTAACAGATAAATGCATCGGATGCTAGCATGTTAGCAGATGAGGAGGAAAAGTTGGGCGACAGGGGACCTTTGCTGGTGGATAACTATATTCCCGTAACGATGCAGATATTGCACCACTGTATCGAGATGATACAGTACGAACCAACGATGGTTGCCGAAGTAGAGAAAAATCCCACAACCACCACTCGACGACCTGCCACAACAACTGCCTCAACTTCGCCTGCTAGTGTGGCAACTTCTACCATGAAGTCTCCGGAAGATAGCCCATTGTCTACGGCCAAGCCCGCAGGTTAGTAGGGACTGTGCGGTGATCGATAGCTTGTGGTTTACAAAGTGAGCTCTACTCATTGAAAATACGTTCAGATACAACCCTGTACCCCACTAGCCCCCATAAACCGGGCTATTACGGGCCGGAGAAACCTCCACCAACAGTTGTGGCCACGGCGCAGCAAACATCCACAACCAGCACTACGACAACCGAGACGCCCAAAGTGAACGAAAGTCCTTCCGCCGCTAGTTTGCTGTGGAGTGACAAACCATTTGCGGAATGGTTCTTGCAAAACAAGCGCAAAAAGATGCAGCAGAGCTGTAAGTTTGTGACTTGAAGGTGGTGTGTTGCGTTTGCAGTTCACATGTTTTATCTGCATTTTAGCCTTGCTGAACGTACAATTTCTGGATCCTTTACCGCTGAAGGTGCTGCAGGAGTTCAACCGGGAACCGTATGAACCGCTTGCACTGCGGCCGGAAGATAACGCTAACGAGTTCCGCCGTCTGTATGATGATAGTTATCGTGGGCCCATCGCTGTGCTCGTGCTGGAGAAGGGCACTAAGAAGGGTGGCAAAAAGCGTGTACCGCCAACGAAACCGTATCTGCATATGCTCGTGCTGTACGATCTCTTGAAGCGCGaggcaaagaaaaatatgtacaGCATCTACGAGGTATGTTGTCCACCGAAGGGCAAGGGAACACATTGGAATGGGACATTAATGTGAGACAATTGATTTTCGACTAGGGATATTCGGAGGCTATTCTAAGCGAATTGGAACAGATGAACTTCCCGACCGCAAAAGATCAGCTACACTACGCTCTAACACAACTGTTGGAACGAAAGGATATCGAAAAGTCGGACGTCGTTTCACGTGCGAAACAGATGATTACTGGTAAGCATTATTCAAATTCGTTATTTCGCTTTGATGTAGTGATGTATCTCCttgcactctctctctctcccttttaTCAGACTTAAACACACGCAATAGCGCAATAACGATGGTGCTGGAAGTTGTGCCACCGCTGCAGTTTGGATTGTGATTTAGACAACTAGAACCATCGAACCGTGTACTTTACAAATGCAACCAATATATTTACACAGTGTACAATGAAACTAGCAATGTAACGTATTTTCTAGCTTATTGCGTACCAAAAGAACGATTGGACCTGTTTAAATATACCCCACGAAAATCCCGCCATCGATCCGAACACTTCCAGTATGAATATACCGAGCGATTCCGCGTCACGCCTGGGTCTCGCATCGTTCCGATCGTTGTCTTCTGCTTCAACTACCGCTTCAACGTGATCTTTATACGGCACTAGAGCTAGCAATCTGTGTCGTTCACCTGCCCAGTAACCGTGCTCAATGGGAGCCGCTTCTATCGATCGTGTACTGCGCGCGTTGCCCTCTTTGCGCGTGTTCGCGGCCAATATCAATAGCCCCGTAATGGATGATAGTGCCTTCGCTACGCGGCGTCGGATCACATTTCTTCGTGCCTGTAACTGTCCCAGCAGCGTACTTCCGTTCACAGCTGGATCGACCAATGCCGGTTCAATTTCTTGCTGCAGCTGATCGAGGTC
The Anopheles moucheti chromosome 2, idAnoMoucSN_F20_07, whole genome shotgun sequence genome window above contains:
- the LOC128298138 gene encoding potassium channel subfamily K member 18, coding for MLEKDGHDHYRYDTYAPLMKSATMKGVKAVHCTSETSTVLKGGTHTTMTKHSTTIHSKDGTAKSRCCSCCSSRGSSTFWAALLTNIGVCTLLLAYTLLGSFIFLAIEGGASQMQQRTLASTNRHQKQQPPANNHHGRHDTANLTFPQLILLEAVEARQKTVENIWDITVSLNILYRENWTRLASMEIARFQEQFVNRLLEEMTQINNMQHAVTSGGVHDPGHGQDNNWTFARAFLYSLTILTTIGYGSVAPRTVLGRMITLAYAVLGIPLTLVYLSSTGGMLAKVARGVFSRVLCCCLCSNCGYCCYDEKRMEEKEKRMKRKRQQMEMQQQQHLTISGQEPYYVRSGSLQTSVSSPEKQLTMLGPAITTPDRDSTAGSTDSESRASMHGLSILAPILLCVAMMSIYIVVGALTLFRLESLPLSDGVYFCFMALSTIGFGALAPGTRRESTATTWFCSGYIMAGMALTAMCFNVLHDEILHRLRHMVEMQKEIKNHNEHRRFLAS
- the LOC128298582 gene encoding uncharacterized protein LOC128298582 codes for the protein MKLILFALGGILYASLQQPINASDASMLADEEEKLGDRGPLLVDNYIPVTMQILHHCIEMIQYEPTMVAEVEKNPTTTTRRPATTTASTSPASVATSTMKSPEDSPLSTAKPADTTLYPTSPHKPGYYGPEKPPPTVVATAQQTSTTSTTTTETPKVNESPSAASLLWSDKPFAEWFLQNKRKKMQQSSLLNVQFLDPLPLKVLQEFNREPYEPLALRPEDNANEFRRLYDDSYRGPIAVLVLEKGTKKGGKKRVPPTKPYLHMLVLYDLLKREAKKNMYSIYEGYSEAILSELEQMNFPTAKDQLHYALTQLLERKDIEKSDVVSRAKQMITDLNTRNSAITMVLEVVPPLQFGL